In Chiloscyllium punctatum isolate Juve2018m chromosome 18, sChiPun1.3, whole genome shotgun sequence, the sequence GCACAATCTAGATTCTGTGCAGAGTAGATAGTAGGACAGTGTGGTTGTTCAGGTGGGTGAGGTTGGTAATCGGGTAGCTGACTGAGATCTCTGCCCGTTAGTCATGTTCATGTCCTGTGTCTGGTCAATGATCTTTCTCGCATCCAGTACTGAGCAGGAATGTTTCTAACCTGCAGTGCAAGGATGTCTAATGGTTGTCTCCAATAAGGACCTTCTCAGTACTCTGCCACACTAGCACACTGCCTCCCTAAGATACAGGCCAGGGGTTGGAGTTAGTGTTTTGTTTTTCAGATCCTCATTTCTGGGAGGTCAGAATGTCTGCTATTCTGATCACAATCGACAGATGACATTCTGCTTTTGTCACTCACTTTTCAATTAATTGGAAGGGAATTAAAATGGTGGATGGGTCACTTTCTGATTTTGTGCCAAGGATGAAAGTAATGCTTTCTTCCCACTTGCAGTCCTCTTACTTTGACCGGGATGATGTTGCCCTGCGTCACTTTGCTGAGTTCTTCAAGGAGCAGTCCCATGAGGAATGGGAACATGCTGAGAAACTGATGGAATTCCAGAATAAACGTGGAGGCCgagtcctcctgcaggatgtcaaGGTTAGCTTCTGTAAACTTTGGAGATTCCAGTGTTTTGTGTGAATTCCAATTGACTGGTATCAGTCAAATCTGTTGAGCCTCCAGACTGAATAAATGCTATATGAATTGGAGATTGTATTGGTGAGCTAGGCACTGAATTGGAGACTATTTTGCACTTGTGAAACAGCAATAGGTAATTGGGAAGATCCAGAATACTGGATGGAGAGAATCATTCTCTTGTCAGAATGATATACTATATAACCTCAGCTATCAATTCCAAGGCCCCTCTTCAGTGGTAAGAATGAGAATCCATAGGGGTAGAAGGTAGCAGCATCTCCAAGATGTTTCTAATGGGCTGATCAAAAGGGATAGAACAGTAAAGTGAGGAATTACATTTGGATTATACCTTTTCAAAATGTGCTTTCACAGTATGGTATGCTTCTAAATTTTAAGCTCTGGGAACAGTGACATCTAAAGGAGTCAGTAAAATGTAACTCTTTGGAATAATGGACTGATCTGATGTAGCCTGTGATCCACCTGTCTGAGATGAGCTGTTTTTTTCtctcctgacttcccttgttccagaagccagagcaggatgagtggggcaatggtctggaggcaatgcagagagctctgcagatggagaaggatgtgaaccagagtctgctggatctgcacaaactctcctctggtcacactgaccctcatgtgagtttctcatttttttttctccaagtTTGGAAGGAAATCTGTTTACTCCCTGGGGGGACAATTCCAAATCTAATCTACCTGCCTCCTACAGGCTGAAATCCAGAAGGCATCCCTGATTatacccctccctccccacaatGTGGTGGAGATTTCCCACATCTGTAATGGGACATCATTTTTTCAGGTGAATGGTTTGTTCCTTGAGGCTAATCTTTGTCTCCTCTTCCAGCTGTGTGACTTCCTGGAGAGGCACTACTTGGATGAGCAAGTGAAGATGATCAAGAAGCTGGGAGatcacatcaccaacctgaagagactgggagcccctgagactggcctgggagagtacctgtttgacaggctcACCCTGAGCTGAGTGGGATTCAAGGACTCCATTTGTTGGACATGGTGACTTCATTCTCGTGGATGACTTTGGTTGTGCTCTGTACAAAATTAAAATAGTGTTCACCATGGAACGGAGTACTGTGTGTAACTACTTCGTTTCATTGGGTTCTTGGGGTTTTGATGTTTAACAGCTGATTATTAAATCCTTTTTTCTCAACCTTGTTTCGATGCTTGTCCCAATAATTTGTTCTGTTTTATTCGGCTGTGGAGAGGGATTTTTGGACTAAGTGAGCAATTCTCATCATTGGAAATTCCACAACAGCTTAAGCTTTTTATTGTAAGGAATACTCC encodes:
- the LOC140489118 gene encoding ferritin heavy chain, oocyte isoform-like, producing the protein MAFQVCQNYHKDCEDAVNKQINLELYSSYVYLSMSSYFDRDDVALRHFAEFFKEQSHEEWEHAEKLMEFQNKRGGRVLLQDVKKPEQDEWGNGLEAMQRALQMEKDVNQSLLDLHKLSSGHTDPHLCDFLERHYLDEQVKMIKKLGDHITNLKRLGAPETGLGEYLFDRLTLS